TGGGCCAGGCCCCCTGCCAGCCCTCGAGCCTTTGATCCTGGCCTCCCGACCCCCGAGGGCGTCTCCGTGGCGGCCATCCCCGGCTGCTCTCGGCGCACGCGGCCCTATTGGAGCCAGAGGCGCCGTTTTCCAGCTGGGTAGGCTGAGGAGCATGAGTCCTCCTCAGGCCCTGCTGCCAGGGGAGTGGGCTGCCAGCAGGTTCTGGGGCAGGCACGCAAGCTCTTGAGCCAGGCTCCtgccggcgggggtgggggggaggcgggTCCTTGGGGACAGTTCCTGCCCTGCCTGGCCCACCCTGCCCGGCCTGGCCCTCCAGAGCCAGGGCAGGGCAGTCTGGGGGCAGATGGGGTATGTCCCTGGCCATGCCACCCCTGCCACAAGGTGGCCCTCCCTGGGCGTCAGGAGCCCTGCTCTTCCTGCTGGGGCTGGgctcctcccccacttcccccacccacccccgccccctgccgccCCGGGTCCTCCAACATGGCTCGGGTCTGTGGCGGCCAGAGGAACAGGCGGACAGCAGAAGTGAGGACCCGGAACGTTCGGAAGTTCCTGGCTCCTCTCCCTTCGCTGGCGGGCCCCTCCCAGCTCCCCAGGGTAAAGGCCTGCCCTGGGAGCCTGGGCCCTCGTCGTGTTTGGCGCTGGGGGCTGACCGCTGGACCGGATCTTGGCCAGGACCCCTCTTCTTGCCTGCCTGGACGGCTCTCCAGGAGTAGCCAGGGCTCCACTGGCCTCGTGGCAGTGGCTCTCTCCTGCCAGACCAGAGTCTGCTGCGCTCCTGGTCACTTCAGGGACCTCTGTGTGAGGCTGGCACACAGACCCGGACGCAGAGAGGGACCAAGCCCCCCGCACACGCCCCTCCCCTGGCACGCTGTCTCATTCTCTGACCttggggcctctcccgccgcCCTGCTGCAGAAACTGGGCGTAGGAGGGGGGCTTGCAGGGTCCGATCCTGGGCTGCCAGCTGGCACACCCGATGCCCAGCACAGAGCGGGACCTTGCCCACGGCCCCCAGCCTCACACGGCTCTGGAGAACTCGCCCCTGCCCACCACTGCCTGCCGCAGCCAGGGCCGGGCCCCTGTCGGGACACGTGTGCACACAGGCGTGCCCGTCTGCTTGGGAACGGAGCGGCAGGAGGGGCCGCACAGCAGCCGCCCCGAGGCTCCTGGCCGTCGGGCCTGGCCTGAGTCCCGGGGGTGGCCTGCGGTGCCCCGTTGCCATCTTCCTTGTGTCTGCCCCGGGTCCCGCAGTTCCCTGCTCTCCCCCGGGGACAGTGGGGCAGGGCCCAGCGGGGCCTGGGGGTCAGCACTCTAGCCCTGTCCTCTGACCCTTCAGCTGCCTGAGGCCTCAGGGCCTGAGTTCACAGATGCCCACATGACATGGCTGAACTTTGTCCGGCGCCCCGATGATGGGGCCTCAAAGAAACGGTGCCGAGGCCAGGACAAGAAGTCGGTGAGCCCCGGGCTCTAAGCCCAGGATGGGGATGGCTGTGGGTCCCAACCACGACCCTCATTTTCTCCTGCTTCCTCCCCGCAGCGAGGCCTTTCTGGCCCCCCAGGACCTCCCggcccccccggccccccaggACCCCCTGGTGCGGAAGTCACCCAGGAGGCTGTGCTTTGGGAGTTTCAGGGGATGCTGAAGGGTAGGCCCGCCTCCGCCCCCTCTTCTCCCGAGGCTCAGGAGGTCACTCTGGCGGTACCCCAAGCTGAGCCGAGCCGCCCCTCCACCCTGTCCCCACAGAGGCTACCGAGCGTCGGTCCTCGGCGCTGCTGGGCCCTCCGCTGCCCGAGGGGATGGAGAGGTGGCTGGTGTCCGAGGCCTTCCACTGTCGGCTGAAGGGCCCGGTGCTGGTGGATAAGAGGACGCTGGTAGAGCTGCAGGGCTTCCAGGCCGTGAGTGGGCGTGGGGGGCGGCCCGGGGGCCTCCACTGCGGGCGCTCAGGCCCCAGCAGGGCCAGCTGGGGGGCAGCAGGCTGGGCGGGCCCCACAGGCAAGCAGGCCTACAGCTTGCCTACGGGCCCACGCATGCCCCGCCAAGGCTCGCTCGCGGTGGGGTCCGAGGTGGCCAGGGGCAAGGCACACCCTCCCCTCTGGAGGTTCTTGGGGCCCCGATCTGTGCCCAGAGGCCTGGGTGGGTGCAGACGCACGGGTCACCCCTCTGTCCTGCCCACCTGGGGCCTCTTTGGGCTGGGGGCTGTTGGACTCAGGCGCCCTCCCCAGGCTGAGTGTGGGAGGTGAGGGTCCAGACTCTGTAGCCCGCGTCCCCCTGCTGTCCCTTCAGCCCGCTGCCCAGGGCGCCTTCCTGCGGGGGTCTGGCCTGAGCCTGGCCTCCGGTCGGTTCACGGCCCCGGTGACCGCCATCTTCCAATTCTTCGCCAGCCTGCACGTGGGTGAGCGGGGCCAGGCCAGGGTgcgtgtgggggggtgggggctggcctTCCGGGTGGCCCCCGACGTTACAGGCCCCAGGCCCGGGTCCTATTGCAGAGGCTCCCACCCTGACTCCCCTGGGGGCTGGACGGGCCCTCACGCCCACCCGCCCCAACCCGCAGTGTGCCCCGaagccccccagcccctgcccgccctgcTCCGTCCTCCCTGAAGGGCGCTGCAGACCTGGCCTGTCTCCGCAGACCCCAGGGAGCTGCAGGGCAGGGCCCGGCTGCGGGCCCGGGACACAGTGCGTGTGCTGGTCTGCATCGAGTCCCTGTGCCATCGCCACACGTGAGTGGGCCCTCCTGGGGGTCGTGGGGTCGTCCTGAGGGGCGCGGGGGCCATCTTGCCCATGGAGGGGGGCTGCCCTGAACACAGAGGATCGCGGCGAGCACCGGGGCGGGAGCACGCGAGTCTCTAGGCgccggcgggggagggggccACCCCGTGGCCACTGTGCCCTCACCCCTGCGGCCCCGCGTCCAGGTCCCTGGAGGCCATCTCTGGCCTGGACAGCGGCGGCAGGGTCTTCACGGTGCACGTGCAGGGGCTGCTGCAGCTGCAGGTGAGGCCGGGGGccggtggggcggggggtggggcgtggggggCAGTCCCGGGCCTCCAAGCTTCGGTCCGGGCACTGCACGGGCTGGGTGCCGCCTGGTGGGGCTGGGTGTCGCCTGGCCAGCAGCCAGGCCCTGTGGGTGGTAACGTCCACTGTGGGTGTCCGCAGGCGGGACAGTACACCTCCATCTTCGTGGACAATGGCTCTGGAGCTGCCCTCACCGTCCAGAGCAGCTCCAGCTTCTCCGGCCTGCTCCTGGGCACGTGAGGGGCCGACGGGCCGCGCGGGGGCTGCCGCAACCCCTCACCCTGCTGCCCTCCGGTAAACGTGGGGTCACAGCAATAAAGAGCCCGCAGCCCTTCCTGTCGCCTTGTCGCTGCGGCGTTGtaggggccggggtgggggagggcgggggcagaAGCAGCCATGGAGTGGCCTCAGGACACCCATGGGTGCAGGCGCGGGCTTGGCCCTGGAGGTGGGGCTTCCGGCCGAGCGCCCTGGCCACCGGGGTGCGTCCCCCACGGCCCCTGTGCCTGCCGGGGGCCACGTTTACCTTGAGGACAAGGACAGGTGTCTGTTCAGGCCACCACTCGGCCCTGCCCATGGCCTAGGGCCGCCCCTCCGCCCACCCAGGGCCAGTCCAGCCTCAGAGGGCAGCAGCCCGTGGACACTCACAGGGCCTGGAAGGCCTCGAGGCCGCTGATGGCACAGTGTGCGTCGGGGAGCAGAGGGTGCGGCGGGGCCCCCGTGGGGCCGGTGGGGAGCAGACAGGCGCGCTGGCCGCCAGCCTCACATCCTCCAGACGCGGACGGTGTCCCCGCGGCCCGGGCGTCCTCAGCGTCCCTCATTCCCCCAGGGACCTTACTTCTGGCCACCTTCTCCTTGgtgtctgccccccacccccggcgaCAGGGTCAGAGCGGCCTGGACAGGCGGCTGAGACCCTGCCTTTGGGTCCTGTGGATTCGGCCCCTGCCCGCACCACTCAAGCTCGGACggaagaatgtaaattggtcgtGGGCGTCCGGGTCTCTGCAGAGCTGCCAAGATACCATCGCTGGTTGGCACCTGGGCCCCGGGTGGGTGGCCGCAACTGGCCCCTCCGCCCATGActggggcttgggggtgggggatcgGCTCTGCCGCATGGGGGCCCGGAGACCCGTCTCCAAGGCTGAgcagggaagggcaggggctcGGGCGTCCGTCTGCCAGCTCGGGTTGGcgtggggagtggggtgggttACCAGCCGCTCCCCCAGACCCTCCCTGCAGCCCGCTGGGTAATGAGGCAGGAAAGCTCTGGTGCCGGGAGGGCGCCAGTCCATGCAGCGGCGGGCTTGGCCGCTGACCCGTCCCCACCTCTCTCCCGGTCCCCCTGGGTGGCACCAGAGGCCCTGGGTCTGGGGGCGGTTCTCGGCTTCATGGCGCCGCCGGCCTGGTCTGAGAGGGATGTTCCCGCCGCCTGCAAGGGGGAGGCATGAGTGGCGCGCTGGGGTCTCTGTTGGGAGGTCGGGGGAGGCTGCAGGCCGCCCCCCCATCACCGAGGTCCTGTGTGGGCCGTGGGGCCTCCGGGGACTGCTTACAGAGCCCAGCTTGGCCGCGGGCACCGGCCTGTGTTCCCGCCCGCGCCCCCGGGGCTCTCCTGACTGTCCTTCAACACCGCCGGCCCCCACCCCGCCCGGCCCGGGAGGCGGCAGGCCTCACCTCCTCGCCCAGGCCTGCCAGGGGCTGTGATGACAGAGGTCTCGGGGCCAGGCCCCGCTGGGGCGACAGACGGGAGACAGGAGACGAGGAGAAGAGAGACGCAGAGGACGGACAAGCGGCCGCCCGGGGCCTCTGCGGGCAGGTGGCCAGGGCCCGAGGGCCCGCGCCCGGCGCCCGACTCCGCCGCTTCCCGTCTGTCTCTTCTTCCTCCCGGTTTCTGCCCCTAATGGGAGGTCATTAACCACTTAGCTCTAATTCCCTTGGAATGTGCTGTCCCCAGCTGGGCCCTGGCGCTGGGGGCGCAGGAGCAAAGAcatggggggctggggtgggcagCACTGGCTGCTACAGGCAGGTCCGGGGGCGTGAGCTGGGGTGGCCCTCAAAAAGCGCAGGCTGTGCTCCCAGTGCGGACAAGGGGCCAGTGCGGGGGGAAGCCCCCAAGGGCGCCGCCCTGGACCCAGCGGCATCATTTTCTCTCAGCCCCGTCATCTCCTGGAGCCGGACCCAAACTGGGGCGTTTGCTGAgctccctgggccctgggcccttaCAGTCACAGCCACCCAGTCTGAGCAGGTGCTCCTGAGCGCTTGCCCCTCAGGCTCGCTGGGGGTTCCGGGTTGGGGGCCTGGCAACGGGGCTCTTTTCCCTGTCCTGGACTCTGGTTTTGGAGCTGGGCTTTGGGGTGGTCAGCACAGCGTGGGCGGCCTCAGCTTGAGCCCTGACCCCGAGCCCTGCTCTGAAGCAGCGGCAGGTGCTGGGCTGACCCCGTTGGCGCTTCTAGGTTCGCTTCCCAGAACCTCTGGCTGACCCTCTGCCTGCAGCCGGGCCTGGGGACTTGCCGTGCTGGGGGCTCCCGGGAGGGAGGACGCTTCCTCCCGGGAGCCCCCAAGGCCTGGTCGCTGGCCGCAGGCGGGCGGGCTGCTCCTGACTGCCCCTGCCGGCCCTGAGGCTGAGGCAGCCCCGGGGCGCCGGGCGCAGGTGTGTCCAGGCTGGGCCAGAGCCAGGTCAGCACCCTCGGCCTGCTGTCAGTCTCAGTGCAGACAAGAACGTGGGTCTCTGGCTCAGGGCAGGTCGAAGTTCTCTCAGGTCCGGGAGCAGCTGCCggccccccttcctcccccctacTCCGGCCCGCAGGAGCTGGCAAGGGCAGGGGTGGCCCCTGGTCCCCTCTGCGGGCTGCGGATGGGACGGGGTAGGGGTGAGGCCAGCAGGACAGGCTGCCCacctggcctgggctggggctccGGGGAGGGTGAGGCCATCAGGGTGCGGCCAGGGCACGCCGGCCCTCTGCAGCCTTTGGTGGCCGTCTGTGGCCAGCGCCCAACTTTGGGTGTGACTTCATCCCCTCAGGTTGGGCCTGGGCTGGGTGCAGGGATCTGCCCCAAGGGCCCCTTGGGCTGCCTCTCCCCACCGGGGCCCCGTCCTTAGCCAGCCCAGACCCTCCGACTCCTGTGACCTGGGCCAAGGACCCACGACGGCCCGAGGGAATGTGGGTGTGGGGAGTGCGGGGGGCCCGTTAGGGCCCGGGTGGACGTGTCCTCTGTGTGGCTGTGCGCCTCTCCCTGGGTCTGCACGTACCTGGGCCCGCCGTGCTGACCCACGTGTCC
This genomic stretch from Kogia breviceps isolate mKogBre1 chromosome 1, mKogBre1 haplotype 1, whole genome shotgun sequence harbors:
- the C1QTNF12 gene encoding adipolin gives rise to the protein MRWVWAAAAALLWPQLTLLGGVRAQREPKRPRKPSQQPAAPNATTSSSEGLPGFPKLPEASGPEFTDAHMTWLNFVRRPDDGASKKRCRGQDKKSRGLSGPPGPPGPPGPPGPPGAEVTQEAVLWEFQGMLKEATERRSSALLGPPLPEGMERWLVSEAFHCRLKGPVLVDKRTLVELQGFQAPAAQGAFLRGSGLSLASGRFTAPVTAIFQFFASLHVDPRELQGRARLRARDTVRVLVCIESLCHRHTSLEAISGLDSGGRVFTVHVQGLLQLQAGQYTSIFVDNGSGAALTVQSSSSFSGLLLGT